A region of Mesorhizobium sp. M3A.F.Ca.ET.080.04.2.1 DNA encodes the following proteins:
- a CDS encoding 2-dehydropantoate 2-reductase, which translates to MANDAKTIAIAGAGSIGCYVGGCLALAGRKVNFLGRGRIVAAMRKSGLRVSDLDGLDRRLDPGALAVTDDPAAALSNADIVVVTVKSGATEEMAALVGMHARPDAIVLSLQNGVSNAARLRAGLPGLRVLAGMVPFNVVLSPDGGTPLHVHRASDGKVMVEDARLSRLLDVAGLGVEAHSDIKAVQWSKLLMNLNNALVALSGLPLATELADRRWRLILAAQIEEALAAMKAAGIGTARIAGLSPSLLPKVLRLPDWLFAVLARRMLAIDPRARSSMWDDLERRRSTEIDALQGVVLSLASKTRTPAPTIERVAALVRQAEADKHGPPGLTPEAVRAIP; encoded by the coding sequence ATGGCCAATGACGCAAAGACGATCGCGATTGCCGGCGCCGGCAGCATCGGTTGCTATGTCGGTGGCTGCCTGGCGCTGGCGGGCCGCAAGGTGAATTTCCTCGGGCGCGGCCGCATCGTCGCGGCCATGCGCAAGAGCGGGCTTCGCGTCAGCGATCTTGACGGCCTCGATCGCCGCCTCGACCCTGGCGCGCTTGCGGTGACCGACGATCCCGCGGCTGCGCTGTCCAATGCAGACATCGTTGTCGTCACGGTCAAGAGCGGCGCGACCGAGGAGATGGCGGCGCTTGTCGGGATGCACGCCCGCCCCGATGCAATTGTCCTCAGCCTGCAGAACGGCGTCTCCAACGCGGCCAGGCTGCGCGCGGGACTGCCAGGGCTGCGTGTGCTTGCCGGGATGGTGCCGTTCAACGTCGTCCTGTCGCCGGACGGCGGGACGCCGCTGCATGTTCATCGCGCCAGCGACGGCAAGGTGATGGTCGAGGACGCGCGCCTTTCCAGGCTGCTCGACGTCGCAGGGCTTGGCGTCGAAGCCCATTCCGACATCAAGGCCGTGCAGTGGAGCAAGCTACTGATGAACCTCAACAACGCGCTGGTGGCGCTCTCCGGCCTGCCATTGGCGACGGAACTTGCCGACCGCCGCTGGCGCCTCATCCTGGCCGCCCAGATCGAGGAGGCGCTCGCCGCGATGAAGGCAGCCGGCATCGGGACGGCGCGGATCGCCGGTCTGTCCCCGTCGCTGCTGCCGAAAGTGCTGAGGCTGCCGGATTGGCTGTTCGCAGTCCTGGCCCGGCGCATGCTGGCGATCGATCCTCGGGCGCGTTCTTCCATGTGGGACGACCTCGAGCGCCGCCGTTCGACCGAAATCGACGCGTTGCAGGGTGTGGTGCTCAGCCTCGCAAGCAAGACCCGCACGCCGGCGCCGACGATCGAGCGCGTCGCGGCGCTGGTGCGTCAGGCGGAGGCGGACAAACACGGACCGCCCGGTCTCACGCCGGAAGCCGTCAGGGCAATTCCATGA
- a CDS encoding DUF805 domain-containing protein, with the protein MPEKSDLIWLFFKTSGRVSRAAYFLGGLLVALVQAFPLYRFTLVPEGSAESNMWSFVFFITFLASLWSNIVLAVKRLHDLDKPGIAALVLFVPVISIIAFLVLCLFPGQPGANRYGSRTNAPADR; encoded by the coding sequence TTGCCTGAAAAATCGGACCTCATCTGGCTCTTCTTCAAGACCTCGGGCCGCGTCAGCCGCGCGGCCTATTTTCTCGGCGGCCTGCTGGTCGCGCTCGTCCAAGCCTTCCCGCTCTACCGCTTCACGCTGGTGCCGGAAGGCTCGGCCGAGAGCAACATGTGGTCGTTCGTGTTCTTCATCACCTTTCTCGCCTCCTTGTGGTCGAACATCGTGCTGGCGGTGAAGCGGCTGCATGATCTCGACAAGCCCGGCATCGCGGCGCTGGTGCTGTTCGTTCCCGTCATTTCGATCATCGCCTTCCTGGTGCTCTGCCTGTTTCCGGGCCAGCCGGGGGCCAACCGCTACGGCAGCCGCACGAACGCGCCGGCCGATCGCTGA
- a CDS encoding DUF805 domain-containing protein: protein MDWKYLLTSFDGRINRAKFWAGIGVFIAIAILAFILDSILGTRFTTASGAEVGVIGVLVALASIYFAIALYAKRWHDRNKSGWWTLIGLIPIIGSIWLLVELGILEGTRGANQYGPDPLA, encoded by the coding sequence ATGGACTGGAAGTACCTGCTGACAAGTTTCGACGGTCGCATCAACCGCGCCAAGTTCTGGGCTGGCATCGGCGTGTTCATCGCCATCGCCATCCTTGCTTTCATTCTCGATTCGATCCTGGGCACACGTTTCACGACCGCCAGCGGCGCCGAGGTCGGCGTCATCGGCGTGCTCGTGGCACTGGCGTCGATCTACTTCGCGATTGCTCTCTACGCCAAACGCTGGCACGACCGGAACAAGTCGGGCTGGTGGACGCTGATCGGCCTCATTCCCATCATCGGCAGCATCTGGCTGCTGGTCGAACTCGGCATCCTCGAAGGCACACGAGGCGCTAATCAATACGGACCGGACCCGCTTGCCTGA